Genomic window (Vigna radiata var. radiata cultivar VC1973A chromosome 1, Vradiata_ver6, whole genome shotgun sequence):
aaggcacacgtttgaattagaaaccctcttggtttgttattccacacTAATAATTCCGCTGCAACAGTTCTAACAGAACTTGCTCGGCACCTTGGTTGAGGTGAATATCGAGCACATACCTCACGTAGACAACATGAGAACTGACATTCTCTCCAAGCTAGCTAGCACCAAGAAGAAAGAGAGGTACAAATCTCTCCTACAACAAGTATTATCATCCCCATCTCCCGATGCAATGGGTGAGTGCATGGTCATCAACTTGGGGGGGGGGGTGGAGGAGGGACAATGTGGATGGATATTTATGTTAGTTACCTGAAGACCAAAGATGTTTCGAAAGGGGAGGATAAGGATTGCGTGAGAAAAATCGTTAGCTACACATATTGGGTGACGACCTATATAGAAGAGGGTATAGTCAGCCTTGGTTGCATGCATTACCTTGGACAACACCAACTACATTATCCGCGAGACCCATGAAGGGATATGTGGCTACCATTCTGGGACATGAACAATGATGAACTGAACCCTCAAAATTGGGTACTTTTGACCTACAATGGAAGCATATTACGTTGCTTACGTCCAAAAATGAAAACCTTGTCAAAAACACGGGAGCCTCATACATCATTGGCAGGAAAAGTTACATCACATCTTCTCCTTGTTGCCTTTTGCGAAGTGGGGGATGGACATCCTAGGCCCTTTTACTCCAGGCAGGGGACAAGTTAAGTTTCTATAAGTTTGTATCGACTAATTCAACTAGGGGATTGAGGTCAAGCCTTTAGCCACCATCACGACACAACAGGTTTAGGGTTTCGTGTGGAAGAAATTAATCTTCCGATATGGGATTCCTCAAACCATTATCATGAACAATGGGCAATAGTTCATTGATAAAGTATTAGTTAAGTTCTACTCAAGACTTAAAATCGAGCATATCACCAACTCGATTGAACACCCCCAATGCTCTACACCACACCTGCCCATATCATTTACATCTCATTAGATTTGACATCCCATCATTCAAATCCCTTCGCCACTATGCTTCTCGAGGTTGGGGACCTACTACGGTTATGACTAaagataacaaattttatttgcaAAATTCTTTTGCAAGATCATGATATCTAACTACCAGATACTAACACTATATTTGTAGGAACTCAACTACAGACTGACTACTCGTACTCTTTTCATGGCTTGAAGACATGAAAAGACTCGGGGTTGATGTACTAAATGTGGTCGAAAATCCTTCAGCCCCATCAACTATGACCTTAACATGATTGATTAACTAAACATAAATAAGATCTCTCATACCGAGTACCAGGTACCTTGTGGCAAGAGGAGCTCACATGTCGAATAGCACATACTTTGTAAAAGTTGAGCTACTTATCGGATACTAAGGATTGCACTCCAAAGATGACAAAGACATCAGCACATGCCTAACTTAGCAAAAAATGGTTGCAGATCCTTACAGGTAAGATGGTCATTAAACCAATAGATTAGTGCACCTACGATCGAGGCCTACCTAGATAGGGTCTATGGTTTGTACAATTcttctataaatattattttattcaagttttgACTTCACTTTTGTCATTATTCACACTTTTGAGTAAAATCTCTGACTAATGTACTGATTTGAACATCTAAAAAAATTCTACAGGCATCCCACCTACATATCTTATAAAGGACGAGTTTAGAGAAAactgaaaaaatttgaaaaacgaGTATCGGATAATAAAACTTGTGAAGTATAAGAGGAGTTTTTGTTATATACATTTCACTATGTAAATTCAAAGTTGATTATAAGtgtagaaataagaaaaaagaaataggtAGCATGATTgagtaaatgaatataaatagtTAGTTTTAGTTACtacaattaaaaacataaaaaaatagttgatagttgaatgaaaataattataaagaaaggTTGTTAACTAACTTGTTAAAATATgcatatatgaatatatatggAAGTagttaatcaataaatataaaaatagtaaaaaatggCACCATTAAACACtcatttaatatgtattatgagaataaaaggaaaataaatatgaaaaaacttaaaagttattgttttaaaaaatgctACTTGAACTAGTGTTTAGAATccttacaaattataaaaaaacttaattaccAAATATCGTTTATATGATTAGAGATttttatagttaataaaaaattaaaaagtaacttAAAACCCTTAATAAAATTAACCTCGTGATTTAATCAGTTGTATCATTGAAATATGCAATCATCCCTGCTTTATAcacttcactttttcttttaggGAATACATCGCTGTATGGTGTAACCTGCCACAGGTTTTTTCCATTTAACGGGTAGACAATTGAAGAGTATGTCTCTTCATATGTGGCCTTCCTAAACCAACCAGGTATGAAGTCCTCTGCATCTAAGTTGAGAAACTTCACAGCAGCCAACGCATGACAACATGGAATTCCTGAGACAGCCCATTTCCTGCAACTGCATTCATGTTTGTCTAGATCGACCACAAGCTTCTCCCCAACTTGAGAGGCATGACGGACTTCAAATAACTTCTCTGCTGACCAACTGCAAAAGAACAACCACTTTTCAGTGATGGCACAACTTAAATAAGTGATGTTACATGATGCTCATATTGAACCATACCTTGGAATCCAGAACTTAGTTAACTGGGACTCCTTATTTAGTCTACTCTTGATTTTAGGACAAATGACCCCACTCAATGTCTGACATTTTGTTCTGTTACTTGCCCATCTTTTCATGATGTAAATCCGGATGTCCTCCATCATGCTTATTATTGGCTTGGACCTTGTATGCAGCATAACACTGTTGAATGCCTCTGACATGTTGTTGACTAATGTATCACATTTACTTGTGGTTGTAAACCATGATCTGGACCAGTGTCTACATGGTAACATGTtaggaaaaatatttatcagTTGTAGCACTATTAAAACAGaaccaaaataattatcaatgttcatgttATGGCAAGAATTGAAACAGAACCAAAATAATTATCAGGTTATGAAAAACAAACCTGGGAGGGATTTTGATCAGATATTTAAAAGCTTCAACGTTCAGCTCTTTGATATTTGTCATTTCCTTTTCCCATGTTTGGGNAGTGGTTGCTGTAGCTGCCTTCCACATCAACCTCTTGAGTTGTTTCCCTGGGAATTGTTTTCTGAAATTAGCGTATAGGTGTCTAACGCAAAATCTGTGATCAACTCTTGGAAGAATTTCTTGAAAAGCTTGCAATAGACCCTGTTATATCAATAACAAAGTAANAAGATGtgtatcacaaaataatttaacacaCATGAATGTACAAGAATTGTAACAGAGGTCTTTATTTTGGtaccttttgttgatctgacatCCATGTAAATGATGCACATATTGTCGTCCCACCAAGATCTTCAACCAGAAGTTCTATAAACCATTTCCAAGTTGCCTTGTTCTCCACTTCCACAATGGCATATGCAATAGGTAGCATTTGGTCGTTTGCGTCCCTTCCAACAGCAGTCAACATTTCCCCACCATATTTACCTTTCAAAAAAGCACCGTCTAGCCCTATAATAGGCCTGCAAGACACAAAACTGTCCTTGCAGGCTTTTAGACAAACATAAAACCTCCTAAATATAGGTCCTTGCAGGGTTTCATTTGGTTCAACCTTAACCTGAACTNTGGATCCAGGATTACGAGTTAGGATCTCATTTGCATAATCAAAGATCCTTTTATATTGCTCTTTGAAAGACCCATCAACATGGTCAGAAGCAATGGCTTTAGCCCTATAAGCCATGGATTGAGATACACCTACATTCCACTTTCTATTTACCTTCTGAACAATGTCCACTCCCTTCACTCTGGGATTTTCTCTAACAGTTTTCTCCAACCTCTTACTCAGCCATTTTGAATTGAGTAATCCTACCTTGTGTTCTCTACTACAAGTGTGGTTGTCAACAATAGTCCTTAATTGCCATGTTTTTATTGAATCCATGTAACCACAATATGCCAACCAGGGACACTTTCCTTTAGATCCCATGCATTTAGCCCTAAcccttttcttatcattttttacGTATCTAATATTTCTACCATTTTGAATTGCATAGGTTTTTAGGGCATCCAACAAATCTTCCTTCTGAGCAAAATACGTCCCCAAATCCCACTTGTAATCAACCATTGATTTAGGCATAGTAAATGTCACAAACTTGCCATAACTCTCTTCATCATCTGTTGCATCACTTTCTGCTCCACTATCGAGGTCTTCAGATTCCCATTCTTCATCAGACAACCCTCTGTTATCATCACACTTTATGCCATCATCCATATCACTATCAGAAAACCCAGTGGNTGATTCTCCATCATATTCCAcatcaatttctatatcactAAAGCGATTTCCATCTCCAAGATCCTCTTGTATATCACAGTCAACCAAGCCTTCC
Coding sequences:
- the LOC111241682 gene encoding uncharacterized protein LOC111241682; its protein translation is MRGNGMRSFSLRVFLYRGGSTRLTSGGGLLSVSQLGPPRQEADGAGECEQQGDGVTQCDQQVHGAVECEQQVHGENTVPVEEDICQGDGIVEGHIETQCEGDNGTVRTCSSSGEDDNGDVNADYMEGLVDCDIQEDLGDGNRFSDIEIDVEYDGESXTGFSDSDMDDGIKCDDNRGLSDEEWESEDLDSGAESDATDDEESYGKFVTFTMPKSMVDYKWDLGTYFAQKEDLLDALKTYAIQNGRNIRYVKNDKKRVRAKCMGSKGKCPWLAYCGYMDSIKTWQLRTIVDNHTCSREHKVGLLNSKWLSKRLEKTVRENPRVKGVDIVQKVNRKWNVGVSQSMAYRAKAIASDHVDGSFKEQYKRIFDYANEILTRNPGSXVQVKVEPNETLQGPIFRRFYVCLKACKDSFVSCRPIIGLDGAFLKGKYGGEMLTAVGRDANDQMLPIAYAIVEVENKATWKWFIELLVEDLGGTTICASFTWMSDQQKGLLQAFQEILPRVDHRFCVRHLYANFRKQFPGKQLKRLMWKAATATTXQTWEKEMTNIKELNVEAFKYLIKIPPRHWSRSWFTTTSKCDTLVNNMSEAFNSVMLHTRSKPIISMMEDIRIYIMKRWASNRTKCQTLSGVICPKIKSRLNKESQLTKFWIPSWSAEKLFEVRHASQVGEKLVVDLDKHECSCRKWAVSGIPCCHALAAVKFLNLDAEDFIPGWFRKATYEETYSSIVYPLNGKNLWQVTPYSDVFPKRKSEVYKAGMIAYFNDTTD